In Dysgonomonadaceae bacterium zrk40, one genomic interval encodes:
- a CDS encoding o-succinylbenzoate synthase: MFTTEIIPYTLRFKQPAGTSRGVYREHRVWYVVLHDNEDPTHIGIGECAPLPGLSCDYNARYAETLSHFCRILEEWQQLDIEPIRPYPSILFGLESALQHYQQHSWQLLESPFSRGEEGIPINGLIWMGSYDEMQQQAEKLLQKGFQCIKLKIGAIGFDQELELLQFIRNNHPTITLRVDANGAFAPREVDEKLQMLAPLDIHSIEQPIRAGLWEGMTRLCETSPLPIALDEELIGIHRPEEKRRLLETIRPHYIILKPSLHGGISGCNEWITLATELGIGWWITSALESNIGLNSISQWCATLGNQLPQGLGTGSLYHNNIPLPLSIRGDNLWFNPSGTFPDKPLQTYEFHHD, translated from the coding sequence GTGTTCACTACCGAGATCATTCCCTACACTCTTCGCTTCAAGCAGCCTGCCGGCACTTCCCGAGGGGTCTACCGCGAGCACCGGGTATGGTATGTAGTGCTACACGACAATGAAGATCCAACCCATATCGGTATCGGCGAGTGCGCACCGCTGCCAGGTCTGAGCTGCGACTACAATGCCCGCTATGCGGAAACGCTCAGCCATTTCTGCCGGATCCTGGAGGAGTGGCAGCAACTGGACATTGAGCCAATACGCCCATACCCCTCCATTCTCTTTGGCCTGGAGAGCGCCCTACAACATTACCAACAGCACTCGTGGCAGCTTCTGGAGAGCCCTTTTAGCCGGGGTGAGGAGGGAATCCCCATCAATGGACTTATCTGGATGGGCAGTTATGATGAGATGCAACAACAGGCAGAAAAATTGCTGCAAAAAGGGTTCCAATGCATCAAGCTGAAGATTGGCGCCATAGGGTTTGATCAGGAACTGGAGCTGCTGCAGTTCATCCGCAACAACCATCCAACCATAACCCTCCGCGTGGATGCCAACGGTGCCTTTGCACCCAGAGAGGTTGATGAGAAGCTTCAAATGCTCGCCCCGCTGGATATCCACTCCATCGAACAACCGATTAGGGCGGGACTGTGGGAAGGGATGACCCGTTTATGTGAGACCTCTCCCCTACCCATCGCCCTCGATGAGGAACTGATCGGCATCCACCGGCCGGAGGAGAAGAGAAGGTTGTTGGAAACGATCCGACCGCACTACATCATCCTAAAGCCATCACTGCACGGCGGTATCAGCGGTTGCAATGAATGGATCACACTGGCTACCGAACTCGGGATCGGATGGTGGATCACCTCAGCCCTGGAGTCCAATATCGGCCTCAACAGCATCTCCCAATGGTGCGCCACCCTCGGCAATCAACTGCCGCAGGGACTCGGCACCGGTTCGCTTTACCACAATAACATCCCTCTGCCGTTGTCGATCAGGGGTGACAATCTATGGTTCAACCCGTCGGGTACTTTTCCCGATAAACCCTTGCAAACATATGAATTCCATCACGATTGA
- the menB gene encoding 1,4-dihydroxy-2-naphthoyl-CoA synthase: MTKREWTPIKEYEDILFDFYNGIACITINRPRYRNAFTPTTTTEMSDALRICREMEEVNVVVLTGAGDKAFCSGGDQNVKGKGGYIGKDGVPRLNVLDVQKQIRSIPKPVIAMVNGYAIGGGHVLHVVCDLSIASENAIFGQTGPRVGSFDAGFGSSYLARIVGQKKAREIWFLCRQYNAQEALEMGLVNKVVPFDQLEDEVVEWAETMMQHSPLALRMIKAGLNAELDGQAGIQELAGDATMLYYLTEEAQEGKQAFLEKRKPNFKKFPKLP, translated from the coding sequence ATGACAAAGAGAGAATGGACCCCCATCAAGGAATATGAAGATATCTTGTTTGATTTTTACAACGGTATCGCCTGCATCACCATCAACCGCCCCCGCTACCGCAACGCCTTCACACCTACCACCACCACAGAGATGAGCGATGCTCTTCGCATCTGCCGCGAGATGGAGGAGGTGAACGTGGTGGTGCTCACCGGCGCCGGCGACAAGGCCTTTTGCTCCGGTGGCGACCAGAACGTGAAGGGGAAGGGAGGTTACATCGGTAAGGATGGCGTGCCGCGCCTCAACGTGCTCGATGTACAGAAACAAATCCGCTCCATCCCCAAGCCGGTGATCGCCATGGTGAATGGCTACGCAATCGGCGGCGGACATGTCCTGCACGTGGTGTGCGACCTCTCCATTGCCTCCGAGAATGCCATCTTCGGTCAGACAGGGCCCCGTGTGGGAAGCTTTGACGCCGGCTTTGGCTCCTCTTACCTGGCCCGCATCGTGGGACAGAAGAAAGCACGTGAAATCTGGTTCCTCTGCCGCCAGTACAACGCGCAGGAAGCACTCGAGATGGGGCTGGTGAACAAGGTGGTGCCCTTCGACCAACTCGAGGATGAGGTGGTGGAGTGGGCAGAGACGATGATGCAGCACAGCCCCCTGGCGCTGCGTATGATCAAGGCGGGCCTCAACGCCGAGCTGGACGGGCAGGCAGGCATCCAGGAACTGGCTGGAGATGCCACCATGCTCTACTATCTTACAGAGGAAGCACAGGAGGGGAAACAGGCCTTCCTGGAGAAACGGAAACCCAATTTCAAAAAATTCCCTAAACTACCCTAA